DNA from Clostridia bacterium:
CCCGTTCTCCTTGGCCGTTTCAATGATGCTATAGATCACGGCGCTGGCTTTGGCCCCGCGAGGAGTGTTGGCGAATAGCCAGTTGCGGCGGCCTATCACGACCGGCCTGATCGACCGCTCCGCCCGGTTGTTGCTAAGCTCCAGCCGTCCGTCCTGCAGGAAAGCCTCGAGCCTATCCCACTGGTTGAGGCAGTAGGCCACC
Protein-coding regions in this window:
- a CDS encoding transposase, with product VAYCLNQWDRLEAFLQDGRLELSNNRAERSIRPVVIGRRNWLFANTPRGAKASAVIYSIIETAKENGLNPFAYLRHLFEQMPSIDLVDPAAIEKLLPYSNSLPEACRTTR